In Astatotilapia calliptera chromosome 23, fAstCal1.2, whole genome shotgun sequence, a genomic segment contains:
- the hmg20b gene encoding SWI/SNF-related matrix-associated actin-dependent regulator of chromatin subfamily E member 1-related: protein MGGIKQEQSDASHQPKASQTADQPPEEPKKRGWPKGKKRKKVLPNGPKAPVTGYVRFLNERREHMRARYPDLPFPEITKRLGAEWTRLAPMDKQRYLDEAEREKMQYAQELKEYQQTEAYQITSAKIQDKRIKKEDTPSAVIGTSSGSSLTKASDLSNRFDIPIFTEEFLDQNKAREAELRRLRKANIEFEEQNAVLQRHIKDMYNAKERLEAELGQDEKRTQALQQHLMAIKHTLVNSLSSVPLPGTGETASLGNLDSYLSRLSGVLEGNPHKHRALLTQLCEVLSHLDSEKL, encoded by the exons ATGGGAGGGATCAAACAAGAGCAGAGTGATGCATCACATCAGCCCAAAGCTTCACAGACAGCGGATCAACCCCCAGAAGAG CCCAAGAAAAGAGGCTGGCCgaagggaaagaaaaggaagaaggtGCTGCCAAATGGTCCCAAGGCACCTGTTACAGGATATGTGCGCTTTCTGAATGAACGGCGAGAACATATGCGGGCCAGATACCCTGATTTACCTTTCCCAGAAATCACCAAGAGACTCGGAGCAGAGTGGACACGATTAGCTCCGATGGACAAACAG CGTTATCTGGATGAAGCGGAACGAGAGAAGATGCAGTATGCCCAGGAACTGAAGGAATATCAGCAGACTGAGGCCTATCAGATCACCAGTGCTAAAATACAAGACAAGAGGATCAAAAAAG aaGACACACCATCTGCAGTTATCGGCACTAGTTCAGGATCCTCCTTAACAAAG GCTTCTGACCTCTCAAACAGATTTGACATTCCTATTTTCACCGAAGAGTTCCTCGATCAGAACAAAG CTCGAGAGGCAGAGTTGCGACGCCTCCGTAAGGCCAACATTGAGTTTGAGGAGCAGAATGCAGTGCTGCAGCGGCACATTAAGGACATGTACAATGCTAAAGAGCGCCTGGAGGCTGAATTGGGGCAAGATGAGAAACGTACCCAGGCTCTCCAGCAACACTTGATGGCCATTAAGCACACACTGGTCAACAGTCTCTCATCGGTGCCCTTGCCAG GTACTGGGGAGACAGCATCTCTTGGAAATCTGGATTCATACCTGAGTCGTCTCAGCGGAGTGCTCGAGGGCAACCCTCATAAACACCGTGCCCTGCTTACCCAGCTTTGTGAGGTCCTATCTCACCTGGACAG TGAGAAGTTATGA